The segment GCATTTCATTTCTAAACATTATGTTAGATTTGAAAAAGAAGTTTCAACTTTAAATATTATATCTCTGTTGTCATATGGCTAATGTCAGTATTGATAAATATATTCCACTGTAGTATAATGATAATGTACTTGGTCATTCCCTCcctttttctttgtattcaacATTTGTTGACACCACCAACTCTTGTAAATATGTCACCATGTCATTGTTCAAATGAGGCTGTTGTCTGACCCCTATGTGATCAACCATTCTTTGTTGTAGGTAGCCAACTGGTCTTTATATTCTTTATATATAGGGGCTTGCATCTATACACATCTATGTATTGAtatcttttttatataatgtattggTGATAAATTGTATTCTTACTTCAGAGTTAACCAATAATTTCTAAtctatcatttttgttttagccagAAGATATATTTGTTCAAACTATAGATGAAAAAGATATTTACTTACCTCCTCCATCCAAGAAGCTCAAGAAGAGCCAGTGCACTCCCTTGTTTATGAATGCTTATACCATGAGGAGTAAGTAGGAGAATATCAGGactaccaattttatttttaccaacAATCTATAATATACAATATCACACAAAATACAAACTTTAACCACAAACTAACTTGCACATCTAtactatattgttataaatacCCTATGCTACATGGAACCTAGAAATCGATTTGACTTAATCCTTTtgactcccaggggagcatagggcagCAACATTGTTTTCTATCAGACTCTGTTCTGGGCTTGGTTGAGTCCATGTCTATTCTGCTGTCTTCTTGTTCTACTGAACTCCTCCATGTTTGTTTCTCAATTTCTCCTGAGGTTTTCAGTCTAGGTGTCTGCTATGCTCTATCATCTCCATTTGTGCCTTTTGATTTCTTGCTCTACTGTTGTTAGCTGGGTTGTTTCTCACAAACTTTAGAGATTTTGTTCTATCATGTAACACCCATTCTATgttacaaacatttgttggtgaATGCTTGGAGCTTGTCTTTAATACTACTTGTTACTGTCCAAGTCTCTGCACCACATAAAGAActgattttatatttatatgggAGACATGGTTTATTGTGTAGGGACAGTGCTTTTGACTGCCAGTTTGGCTGTACAGTATTAAAATGATGTCTAGCCTTATTGATTCAATTTTTAACATATGATTTACTTTTTCCTCTCTTTGTTTATGCTGCTTCCAGTTATACAAAGTTATCAGTTTCTACCAGGTTTTCTCTTCAGAGCTGAAGTGGAGTTTCTTGGGTGTCATTTATTCTCATCACctcagttttctttttgttcatttttaaacCAGTCTTCTCTGCTTCTACTGCGAGTTTGTCTGAGTGTGTTGTAGTTATTGTGAAAGAGGCAGATATCAACTGCAGAATTCATATCAAAAAGCTGTTTTGTCAGACTCCATTGTATGCCTGTGTTGCCAGCTGTTGACCCTTCTCATTATCCAGTCTATTACCAATAGGAAGATTGTTTGGGTAAGCAAGCAGCCTTGTCTATCTTCATTTCAAAAGAGTTTGTCAGCTTTCCTTTGTTGATTATTAGGCAATTTGAGTCTTCATAAAGATGTTGAATAATAGTGATGAATTTATATGCTATACCATAATGACTATGTGGTCTGTGCATGAAAAAGTAAGAATTGAATGTATCCTCAATTTTATTTAAGTTTAGATACAATGATTGAAAGGAATGTGGTGGTGTAAAGGGGTGGTTTGCTCTGTCACAATGATTTTTTTATCAGATTTAAAAGAAGTTACAATGTGCAGAGGCTGTCATAGCCCTTGCCTGCTACATTGCAGCTCTGTCATTGTAGAAAGAAGAActagtgctaaaaaaaaaaagaaactagtcAGCATAGGTGAAGAAATGGAGTGAatttaatttcttattttttagGATTTAATTAGATATCTGAGTTTCATTGAATATCTAAGATAAAGTTTTGTAATTATcctttttacataaaaaagcCCTTTGGTCCTGTTTGTAAAACATTCTAAAATAAAAGGTCATTAtacatcaatgaaaaaaaatgtagaagtaTTGGAAGTTTTCATTAGTAGAACACACTCCAACTACAGATGCTGGCAGTGTCATCCACACTCATTCCAAATCAGCAGTACTGGCAACACTCATCTATCCAGGCAAAGAGTTTCGCATCACTCATCAAGAAATGATTAAAGGCATCAAAAAGTGCTCATCAGGTAGCGTagtttctgtctgtctatagaATAGAACATTTTTATCATATAAATCTATCATATCTGTTTTGTAAATAATCTATTTAATGATATGCATCATATTTATCTTCAATTTAATCATATATCAATCATCATCAATTGAAGCATATACAAAAATCATgttatcaatttaataatatagatgAATCATTTTATGAATCCATATAATGATATACACCATTCTTATcatcataattttttattgctCACATCATCACTTTAGAGAAATAAACAATATTATGATTTTCCAGGAGAGTATTACAGATATGATGAAGAGCTGGTGGTTCCAATTGTAGAAAATACACCTTTTGAAAGAGACTTAAAGGTGCGTCACGTAAACAACAAATTCatgttaaacatattttaattgcaTAACATTTATTCAATGAACCATTAAGTAAGTTAAAAAGTCTAAATAAGACCTGTAATTAAACAAAATCCAATCTCATTTTGTTCCTCACTTCTATTTGTCACTGCTATCAAATGATTACAAAATGTCTCAGTTTATTTGttagttctatttagttttgtgctatatatttaacccattagtaAGCTAAAACTTGTTCTgaggcattttacgtctcaagagacacttttttccctttgcaacttcttgtgtggctaaagaggccaatctttgatacacagctgcagtcaaaggttgggcatctgtaatcaccaggtgctgttgcattttcaccctactttctattactattatgtatgtatggtaTCTGCAAACCAGGACCCTtcatgctcgctctccatgtaaCTCTATCCGATAACTCTTTTTCCCAACTGTTTGTGTCGATTTCAAAGAGCTTTATGTTGCGTTTGTATACACCAGTTTACCTTTAAAGTGGACGAGCAGCAGCTCACCTGCTTTCTgttaaaacttgtattaataaataaatccattcatttatttaccaaacagattttcttttcttcaaaGGGTTGCAGTTATTATCTTTGGATCcagtttattttgttgataaTTGCAATGCTTAGAACTTGTCCACTACTTGCTCTCAAAGGCTGGCTAGCACAGATGACTCCATCTATTAATCTTAGAAATGTTTGGTAGCAAGTGGACCTACCAAAAGCAGATTAAGAAAAGTTTCAGTTTTACAACTTTGTATATTTGTAGGTGTTGttaattgttaaaattatatatatatatatatatttaaataattgttttgtttatatttttcttgtcaGGCTGCAATGGCTGAAGCAATGGAGGATTATCCAGAGACCTGTGCAGTGCTGGTTAGAAGACATGGAGTTTACGTTTGGGGTGAGACTTGGGAAAAGGCAAAGACAATGTAAGTGTTTTATCTTGACAAGAAGGGATGAGTTCACATAAGCGGCTGAGTTTATGAATATTGAAAGTTTGTCAATATCTAGCTTCTGTTATTCACACCTATGACTTTTCATTAACCCAATTGTGTACttcattctttttattgatatatTACTACTACAAGTCCCAAGTGATGTAATCAAGTCAAAAAGGAAAAGCTCTATTCGAATGTAATTACACCCTCATGATCatcttgctaaaaaaaatatcaaatctgTCCTTTGACTTTCATAGGTTTCCAAACAATGGCAGGCAGCCGCAATCTAGGTCATTGCATGaaacacacaaactctcttagTTAtcatgtttaatgttatgttgttttttttttactttctcagGTGTGAATGCTATGATTATCTTTTTGACATGGCTGTTCAGATGAAGTCACTAGGCCTTAATGCTACTGATATACCAACGCTGCCCATATGTGCATATGTTAGTAAATCATCAGGAGATGTGAAATAGTAGAGAATTGTCAATACAATACAGATTTCCAATTGAGGAGATCCTCCTCATCAGTTTGAGCTCTCTGTGACCAGCAACTTTGTgccttttttaaacaaatttcccTATGACAACCAGTGGAGAAGGGTTGACATGATTTATTTTGCACAATAATCAGAATACatatctgtctgtttgtttaaatttattgtaTTTCTGGTGGTAGTTGAGCTCATTCAGagctaattctttttttttattttcttctttttatataGAGCCTTACAAAGATAGGGAAGTTAATTGTGGCAACACCAATCATTGACatttgattaaatttaaagCTCTGGAACATTTCTGGCAATACACCTCTAAGTTGTATAGGAGTTTATTTTagtgttaattattttgtgtgtgcattTAATGGGACCAAAAAGATGAAGTGCTTGGCTACTGAGCCTTATAATGGCCTACTGATTTGAATCCTACTGAAGGATAGACTATTTACTTGGAACATATCAGGTTGAGTCCACCAGCTGTTATATCTATATGTTCAGATAAAAAATGTGTTCTACTGGCCACAAAACAAACACCCTGAAATACTGTGAGCCGCAAAACACCCTGAAATACTGTGAGCCGCAAAACACCCTGAAATACTGTGAGCcacagaaatgtatttttttcccattaCTGGCAGATAATTTTAGCAATATTTCTTGAAGGAAaaccttttataaaaataaagacacATCGCACCCCAACAGCAGTTATTGTACTAGGCATCAGATACATTCCACCCTTAGCAGATATTGTTATAAGATACCTTCATTTCTTAACAGTGGCTATTGTACTAGGCATGGATACATTCAACTctagatattgttttataataataataggcatCAGCATATTGATTCTCTCTAGCATGTGTATACTTCAGGGTAAAATGATTTATTCTAGTAGAACATAAAGGTTTTGATAATAGATATCtaaaataaatgtcattttGTGGAAAAAGAAATTCCTCCTTTGATAGTGTCTGAACAGTAACATTTTTCTAGCATGAATATATTACatccattattttaaaaaaaaagccattagtGAGGATGACAGAAGACACGGGTTACTTCtttaatgtatgtgtgtgacacAGGTTACTTCtttaatgtatgtgtgtgacacAGGTTACTTCtttaatgtatgtgtgtgacttGTTATCCAAGAAAAAGATGTTACCTAtagcatttatttgtttaacatATCTtccaggttgttttttttgagctcatttttagcggcccccgtaaggggaaaaagccgctattaggtttgtgcaaaatgtccgtctgtccgtctgtccgtctgtccgtctgtcacactcagatctcgaaaactagaagagatatgaaaaatattatttcatcattaaatccggcttgaaaagtttaggtgcaacggctacttttggttttctaaaagcaaaccgtttaatttataaaattaattatgcaagcgattttttcataaaaatacacctattctaaaacaattacgtaaatgtaaggg is part of the Biomphalaria glabrata chromosome 10, xgBioGlab47.1, whole genome shotgun sequence genome and harbors:
- the LOC106080018 gene encoding methylthioribulose-1-phosphate dehydratase-like isoform X1, with the protein product MDECNHNVNVDEEHPRTLIPSLCRQFYDLGWVTGTGGGISIKSNDEIYIAPSGVQKERIKPEDIFVQTIDEKDIYLPPPSKKLKKSQCTPLFMNAYTMRNAGSVIHTHSKSAVLATLIYPGKEFRITHQEMIKGIKKCSSGEYYRYDEELVVPIVENTPFERDLKAAMAEAMEDYPETCAVLVRRHGVYVWGETWEKAKTMCECYDYLFDMAVQMKSLGLNATDIPTLPICAYVSKSSGDVK
- the LOC106080018 gene encoding methylthioribulose-1-phosphate dehydratase-like isoform X2, which encodes MDECNHNVNVDEEHPRTLIPSLCRQFYDLGWVTGTGGGISIKSNDEIYIAPSGVQKERIKPEDIFVQTIDEKDIYLPPPSKKLKKSQCTPLFMNAYTMRNAGSVIHTHSKSAVLATLIYPGKEFRITHQEMIKGIKKCSSGEYYRYDEELVVPIVENTPFERDLKAAMAEAMEDYPETCAVLVRRHGVYVWGVNAMIIFLTWLFR